A part of Catharus ustulatus isolate bCatUst1 chromosome 8, bCatUst1.pri.v2, whole genome shotgun sequence genomic DNA contains:
- the DKK1 gene encoding dickkopf-related protein 1 — MRGLVALLAALSCAAPAGRAAAPGGALSSNAIKGPPPGGAAEASAAPAPSFDGSNKAPPAATRQPFPCAEDEDCGPEEFCGGAARGGGAPLCLGCRRRRKRCLRDAMCCPGMTCSNGLCTPLEPPHGAAELEEPGTEALPRRTPAPAWLPTAKGQEGDICLRSSDCAAGLCCARHFWSKICKPVLREGQVCTRHRRKGAHGLEIFQRCPCAEGLACRLQREHGPADASRLHTCQRH, encoded by the exons ATGCGGGGGCTGGTGGCGCTGCTGGCGGCGCTGAGCtgcgcggccccggcggggcgggcggcggctccCGGGGGTGCCCTCAGCTCCAACGCCATCAAGGGACCCCCCCCGGGGGGGGCGGCCGAGGCCAGCGCCGCCCCCGCACCCTCTTTCGACGGCAGCAACAAGGCCCCGCCGGCCGCCACCCGGCAG CCTTTCCCGTGCGCCGAGGACGAGGACTGCGGCCCCGAGGAGTTCTGCGGGGGTGCGGCCCGCGGCGGGGGGGCCCCGCTGTGCCTCGGCTGCCGGCGGCGCCGCAAGCGCTGCCTGCGCGATGCCATGTGCTGCCCCGGCATGACCTGCAGCAACG GTCTCTGCACGCCCCTGGAGCcgccgcacggagcggccgAGCTGGAGGAGCCGGGCACTGAGGCGCTGCCCCGACGGACGCCAGCTCCCGCCTGGCTCCCCACTGCCAAAG GCCAGGAGGGTGACATCTGCCTGCGCTCGTCGGACTGCGCGGCCGGGCTGTGCTGCGCCCGCCACTTCTGGTCCAAGATCTGCAAGCCGGTGCTGCGGGAGGGGCAGGTGTGCACCCGGCACCGGCGGAAAGGCGCCCACGGCCTGGAGATCTTCCAGCGCTGCCCGTGTGCCGAGGGGCTGGCGTGTCGCCTGCAGCGAGAGCACGGCCCCGCCGACGCGTCCCGCCTGCACACGTGCCAGCGGCACTGA